Proteins encoded in a region of the Methanobrevibacter millerae genome:
- the pheS gene encoding phenylalanine--tRNA ligase subunit alpha → MSEDIEKTINELHIYEKMLLKELEANPQAAPEDIAENTGMDIKSVMSAAGSLASKDIIEVDKKVEETYSLTEDGLKYAEEGLPERKILDVLASKKRIDMKDLADEAGIDKKETGIAIGWLRRKKWAQIDKGVVNITDFGNDFVSKMDVDEKVLEYLKANADGVKLFTDDLLEGFNKLTGRKNILNIKKEASHSFKILPKGEEILNHGFIIQKQATQLTHQQLKDGEWKSLQYRPYDINAEAPVIFAGKKHPLRVIIDEIREIFLNMGFSEDNGEYVESAFWNFDSLFQPQDHAAREMQDTFYLKNPLTCDLPDEELVKLTAETHETGGGTGSIGWQYDWSEDIARQSVLRTHTTGISTKHLYEHEPPIKMFSVGRVFRRETFDYKHLPEFHQVEGLVCDENISYQNLLGTLKEFYKKLGFEVRFRPAYFPYTYLSTETEIYLEEKESWIELGGAGMFRPEVLKPLGINQPALAFGLGIERLAMIRYDVSDIRMLYKSDIKWLRELKLDDGVKL, encoded by the coding sequence ATGAGTGAGGATATTGAAAAAACCATTAATGAATTACATATTTATGAAAAAATGTTATTAAAAGAATTAGAGGCTAACCCTCAGGCTGCTCCTGAAGATATAGCTGAAAATACTGGCATGGACATAAAATCAGTTATGAGCGCAGCAGGTTCACTTGCTTCTAAAGACATTATTGAAGTTGACAAGAAAGTTGAGGAAACCTATTCCCTCACCGAAGACGGGCTCAAGTATGCCGAAGAGGGACTTCCGGAAAGGAAAATACTCGATGTTCTGGCAAGCAAGAAACGTATCGACATGAAAGACCTGGCCGATGAAGCGGGCATCGACAAAAAGGAAACTGGAATTGCAATCGGATGGCTTCGCCGAAAGAAATGGGCTCAAATTGATAAGGGTGTTGTCAACATCACCGATTTTGGTAATGACTTTGTTTCAAAGATGGACGTTGATGAAAAGGTTCTGGAATATTTAAAGGCCAATGCTGACGGAGTAAAGCTGTTCACTGACGACTTGCTTGAAGGATTCAATAAATTAACTGGAAGAAAAAACATTTTGAACATTAAAAAGGAAGCCTCACATTCCTTTAAAATCCTTCCGAAAGGTGAAGAAATATTGAATCACGGTTTTATAATCCAAAAGCAGGCTACCCAATTAACTCACCAGCAATTGAAAGACGGTGAGTGGAAAAGCCTTCAGTACCGTCCATATGACATTAACGCAGAAGCTCCTGTAATATTTGCGGGCAAAAAGCATCCGTTAAGGGTCATCATCGATGAAATTCGTGAAATATTTTTAAACATGGGATTTTCAGAAGACAACGGGGAATATGTCGAATCTGCGTTCTGGAATTTCGATTCACTTTTCCAGCCTCAAGATCATGCAGCACGTGAAATGCAGGACACTTTCTATCTCAAGAATCCTTTAACCTGCGATTTGCCTGATGAGGAACTGGTTAAGTTAACGGCCGAAACCCATGAAACCGGTGGTGGAACGGGTTCTATCGGCTGGCAGTACGACTGGAGTGAAGACATTGCGCGCCAGAGTGTTTTAAGAACCCATACGACCGGAATTTCAACAAAGCACCTTTATGAGCATGAGCCTCCAATCAAGATGTTTTCAGTCGGAAGGGTTTTCAGAAGAGAGACTTTCGATTACAAGCATTTGCCTGAGTTCCATCAGGTAGAAGGACTCGTTTGTGATGAAAATATCAGCTATCAGAATCTTTTAGGTACATTGAAGGAATTTTATAAGAAACTAGGATTCGAGGTCAGGTTCCGTCCTGCCTACTTCCCTTACACTTATTTATCTACAGAAACTGAAATCTATCTGGAGGAAAAGGAAAGCTGGATTGAGCTTGGAGGAGCCGGAATGTTCCGCCCGGAAGTTTTAAAGCCATTGGGAATCAACCAGCCTGCACTGGCATTCGGTTTGGGTATTGAAAGGCTTGCAATGATTAGATATGATGTATCCGATATCCGTATGCTTTACAAAAGCGACATCAAATGGCTTCGCGAACTGAAACTGGATGACGGGGTGAAACTCTAA
- a CDS encoding exodeoxyribonuclease III, which yields MTIKLVSWNVNGIRAVSKKEEFWDWFENTDADIINFQEVRATKKDIPKRLANLEDCESHFIEAEKKGYSGVGTYSKIKTVNVTNGLGIEEFDSEGRVLKIEYDDFILYNIYFPNSGMNAKRLDFKVAFCDALLAELKELKAQGKNLVITGDYNIAHHPIDVYNPKNCEGKSGYLPEERAWLDELEKAGFIDTFRMFDEGENNFTWWSYRTRARDRNAGWRLDYFYVNEEIKDNVKSASILSDIYGSDHCPVTLELDF from the coding sequence ATGACAATAAAGCTGGTTTCATGGAATGTCAATGGAATAAGGGCAGTATCCAAAAAGGAAGAGTTCTGGGACTGGTTTGAAAACACCGACGCAGATATCATTAACTTCCAGGAAGTGAGAGCCACGAAAAAGGACATTCCAAAGAGATTGGCTAACCTTGAAGATTGCGAATCCCATTTCATCGAAGCCGAAAAGAAAGGCTACAGCGGCGTTGGAACCTACTCAAAAATCAAAACGGTCAATGTCACTAATGGACTGGGAATCGAAGAGTTCGACAGCGAGGGAAGGGTTTTAAAAATAGAATACGATGACTTTATTCTGTATAACATCTACTTCCCGAACAGCGGAATGAATGCAAAGCGCCTTGATTTTAAGGTGGCATTCTGCGATGCTTTATTGGCCGAACTGAAAGAGCTTAAGGCTCAGGGAAAGAACCTCGTAATCACCGGAGACTACAATATAGCCCACCACCCGATTGACGTTTACAATCCGAAAAACTGTGAAGGAAAGTCAGGATACCTTCCCGAAGAGCGCGCATGGCTTGACGAGCTTGAAAAGGCAGGATTCATTGACACTTTCAGAATGTTTGACGAGGGAGAGAACAATTTCACCTGGTGGAGCTACCGTACCCGAGCACGTGACAGGAACGCCGGGTGGAGACTGGATTATTTCTATGTGAATGAGGAAATTAAGGATAATGTTAAGTCAGCTTCCATATTGAGCGACATTTACGGTTCAGACCACTGTCCTGTAACTTTGGAGCTGGATTTCTAG